From the genome of Sediminibacter sp. Hel_I_10:
TGAGCGGCTTAGATTCAAATACGATGTACTTGGCCAAGTTTTCTTTTGGACCTACAGAGGTGCCACGCTGGAAACGCTTACAATTTCCTGAAGTCTCTTATAATGAATACAAATACCTCAAGTCTAATCTCAATGATGTAGAGCATGTGGCATTTCAAATTTTTGCCAGACGTGAAAACATCACTTTTGAGTCTAAATCAGTCAACAGCGTGAATACGGTGGTGGTTAGTCAGGAATTTGAAGATATCCAAGCGCTTAAATTTTCCGAAGGTCGATTTTATAATGAATCAGAGTCGGTTTCAGGCAAACCGGTAGTGGTAATTGGCTCTGAAATTGCCAATCAATTGTTCGGGGCTTTAAATCCGCTAGGTAAAAAAGTGCGATTATATGGTCAGAAATTTTCGGTGATTGGCGTGGTTAAAAAAGAGGGCTCAGGGTTATTTGGTGATAGTAACGACATATCTGTGTTTTTACCAGCCAATTATGTTAGAAATCGCTTTGGGGACAATAATAAGAATATGAATAACATTGTCATCATTAAACCTGCCGAAGATGCCGATGTAGATGAGCTCAAGGCAGAGGTAACGCAGTTGATGAGAAATCAACGAGGATTAAAGCCAGATGATATGGATTCTTTTTTTATAAGCATCATTTCTGGATTGCAAGATGCCATTGACGGCATTATCTCAACGCTAAATGGAATAGGCTGGGTCATCAGCGGATTTTCGCTTTTGGTCGGCGGATTTGGTATAGCGAATATTATGTTTGTTAGTGTAAAGGAACGTACTGCGCTTATTGGGATTCAAAAATCTCTGGGTGCCAAGAATAAATTCATCTTGTTTCAATTCTTGTTTGAGGCTGTTATTTTAGCAGTATTGGGAGGCATTGTTGGCGTGTTATTGGTTTGGTTTGTGTCTTTGGCTGCTAACGCGTTGGTAGAGGATTTTACCTTTGTGCTATCCTTTTTCAATATCTTTTTAGGCTTTGCGCTTTCTTCAGGCATAGGCCTTATTTCGGGCGTTATTCCTGCAATTTCTGCATCAAAATTAGACCCTGTAGAAGCCATAAGAACTGGGATGTAGGTTTTTGCGGAAACTTCAATAATTGACCTCATAATTAATTCCTAATTTTTTCGTTATGCTTAGAGATAAATTATCTTTGGCTCCAATTAAATATTCCTCTTAATGGCTAGTAAACAAATCCTCATTGTATGGTGTTTCTTTATGCTGAATTTTTTCGGCGAAGCCCAACAATCGGCGACATATACCAATGACTTGGTTGACTATCAAAAAGCGCTCACGCTTTATAATAATAAGCAATACCAAGCCGCGCAATCCCGTTTTGAAACACTTAAAGAAGATGCGCCCGCCGAAACTTTAGAATCAGATTGTGCATATTACATCGCTAACTGTGCGGTGCGTTTGAACCAGCCCAATGCAGACCAACTTATCGAGGAGTTTGTAGAAGAGTATCCAACAAGTACCAAACGAAATTCTGCTTTTTTAGATGTGGCTAATTACTATTTCTCTAACGGCAAATATGCCTATGCCAGAAAGTGGTATGATAAGGTAGATGAAAATAGTGTTGCTAGATCAGAGCGTGATAAATTTAACTTTAACTATGGTTACAGTTTATACGAAACTAAGGATGAAGCCGGAGCACAAAAGCATCTCAATAGAGTATTGACCTCTAAAGAATATGGCTCTCAGGCCAAATACTATATTGGTTTCATGGCCTATGAAGGTGATGATTATGATACCGCCAATACTTATTTTGATCAAGTAAGTGACCAAGAAAAATACAAAGAAAAGCTCTCGTATTATCAGGCAGACCTCAATTTTAAATTAGGAAAATTTGAAGAAGCTATCAAATTAGCAAAAGCGCAATTGCCTAAAAGTAATGCACAAGAAACTTCAGAGTTATCTAAGATTATTGGAGAAAGTTATTTCAACTTAGAAAATTATAATGAGGCCATTCCTTATTTGAAAGCGTACAAGGGTAAAAAAGGGAAATGGAACAACACCGACTATTATCAGCTGGGTTATGCTTATTACAAACAAAATGATTTTGAAAAAGCCGTTTCCGAATTCAATAAAATTATTGGTGGTGATAATAGTGTAGCCCAAAATGCGTATTACCACTTGGGCGAGAGTTATATCAACTTAGATAAAAAACAAGAAGCGCTTAATGCCTTCCGAAATGCTTCTCAAATGGATTTTGACCTGAAGATCCAAGAAGATGCATGGTTAAATTATGCGAAGATCAGTTACGAAATTGGAAACCCGTATCAATCTGTGCCGCAAGTTTTGACAAGTTACCTAGAGAAGTATTCTAAGTCTTCTTATCAAAATGAGGTGGAGACCTTATTAATTGATTCTTACATTACCTCTAAAAACTACAAAGAGGCCCTTAAACTATTGGACGGCAAGAGTAGTTTTGAGAATAGGGTAGCCTATCAAAAGGTTGCATTTTACAGAGGCGTAGAACTTTATAATGAAAATGCTTACCAAGAGGCAAGAGATTTGTTTGAGAAATCGATTAAAGAAGGTAAAACGCCAAGATTTACAGCGAAGGCTATTTTTTGGAATGCAGAAACAGATTACATCTTAAGTGATTTTGATGAAGCCCTTATAGGATACAAGCAATTTTTACAACAAAGTGAGATTTCTAAATTAGAAGAATATAGCAACATCCACTATAATTTAGGCTATACCTATTTTAAACTGAAAAACTACGGTAAGGCCACAGAGCACTTTAAGACTTTTATAGATCAATCTAAAGCTGGTAAGCTCCGTCTTAATGATGCTTACTTAAGATTAGGGGATGGCTATTTTGTATCTAGTAATTATGACGATGCCATTGCTGCCTATAAAAAGGCGATAGCGTTGGGTGAGGTAGAGACCGATTATCCCACATTTCAAAAAGCCATGAGCTACGGCTATATTGGGCAAGGTGATACAAAAATGAAAGAGCTCAATGCATTTATCAATAATTTTCCAAAGTCGGCTTTACGTGATGATGCGATGTATGAATTAGCAAACTCTTACGTTAAATCAAACCAATCTGAGAAGGCCATGGCGATGTATGACCAACTGGCCTCAGAATATAACACCAGCATTTTTGTGCCTAAAGCTTTATTGAGACAAGGGTTAGCGTATTACAGTAAAAACGATAATGAGCGTGCCTTAACTAAGTTTAAAAAAGTAGCTGGTGATTTTCCCAATACAGAAGAGGCTTCACAGGCCGTGGCGACTGCTCGTCTTATTTATATTGATTTAGGTCGTGTAGATGATTATGCAACTTGGGTAAGAACATTAGACTATATGGAGGTTACTGATGTGGAGTTGGATAATACCGCCTATCTCGCAGCCGAAAAGCAATATTTAGAGACCAATACAGATGCTGCAATTAAACAATTCAATAAATATTTAGCGACGTTTCCTAATGGGATTCATGCCTTGAAATCGCACTTCTATTTGGCTGAGCTGTATGCTAAAAAGCAGTTGCCAGAAAATGCTAAGCCGCACTATGAATTTGTCGTAGATAAACAAAAGGGAGAATTTACAGAACAATCATTGGTTAAGCTCTCTGAAATTTATTTGAATAATTCTGATTGGGAAGCGTCCATTCCATTACTCAAACGTTTAGAAGTAGAGGCAGATTACCCTCAGAACAAGGTTTATGCCCAATCTAATTTAATGAATGCTTATTATCAGAAGCAGAATTATAAAGAAGCAGAACGTTATGCTGAAAAGACACTCCAAAATTCTAAAATAGATAAAAAAGTGGAAAGTGATGCGCACATCATTATCGCACGATCTGCTATAAAAACTGGAGATGAGTCTAAGGCAAAAGAGGCTTATGCCAAAGTTCAAAAAATAGCAACGGGTTCTCTGGCTGCAGAGGCTTTATATTATGACGCTTATTTTAAAAATCAGGCAGGACAGTATGAGCCATCAAATACCGTTGTGCAAAAATTGGCTAAAGATTACAGCAGTTACAAATTGTTCAGCGCCAAAGGGCTCGTTATTATGGCGAAAAACTTTTATGCGCTTAATGATGCCTTTCAGGCCACTTATATTTTAGAAAGTGTGATTTCTAATTTCCCTGATTTCATAGATGTGGTGGAAGAAGCTCAGCAAGAACTCAACACAATTAAAGCAGAAGAGGCCAAAACCAACGCATCGATACAAACCGAAGATTAAGCGCAAGTCAAGACCTCTTAGCACTCAATAGAATTATAAAGGATTAAAATCAATGCTAAAGCAAATAAAATATTTAGGAATTATCTTCTGTTTTATAACCCTGAGCTCTTGTGGCGACGATGATCGTGATCAATTAGATGAAGTTCAAGATGTGTTCGAAGACTGTTGTTCTCCAGACCCTGTTTATGGTCCTAATGTAGATAATTTAGATCAATCTGCCGGGGAGATCGCTGTTGATAATTTATTTACTCCGAATGGTGATGGCTATCAGGATTATCTGGGTATCGAAAATATCGAATTATACGATAATCATACCGTCTCGATTTTTGATTTTGAAGATAATTTGATTTTTGAGAATGCCGCATATGGAACTGATGGAGAACTTTTTCCTATAGAAGCTCAAAATCAATCCCTGCCATATCCTGATGGAACCTATAAGTATAAAATTATAGTAGAAAATGAGCAGACGTTTTTAAAGTCAGGAACGTTTTGTTTGTTTACCAATAACCCTGTTCTTGAAGAGCAGAATTTTAGTGAATGTGATCCATTAGACGATGGATTTGACCCTATTATTACTGGCCTTTAAGATTGTAATTTTAAAATTTAAAACTTAGAATTAAACGTACATGCAAAAAATATTCAATTATATACTCATCACTGTGTTTACCTTAAGCGCTAGCGCAATTATGGCCCAAGAACGGGATAAGGACACTATTGGTACAGACGTTGTAAACGTTGTAAAAGCGTATACGCCTACTATTGCCGATGCCTTTAAAATCAAAGAAACACCTAACTTAAACGATTCTACAAATCTTCAAAAAAAGGAGATTAAATACAATATCTTTTCTATCCCAGTAGCATCTACGTTTGCACCCGCTAAAGGACGAGCGGCTACGGTTAATAAAGAGAAGCCAGTTAAATTATATGATAATTACGCGTCTTTGGGCGTAGGATCTTATACCACCGTTTTAGGAGAGGTCTATCTCAATCATGAATTAAGCAGAGATGAGCGTGTAGGTGGTTATTTTAGCCACCACTCTTCTCAAGGCGAAATTGAAGATGT
Proteins encoded in this window:
- a CDS encoding ABC transporter permease produces the protein MLVYLRLFSESFSFAINALRTNKLRTFLSLLGITIGIFSIIAVLAAVDSLDKSIKGQLSGLDSNTMYLAKFSFGPTEVPRWKRLQFPEVSYNEYKYLKSNLNDVEHVAFQIFARRENITFESKSVNSVNTVVVSQEFEDIQALKFSEGRFYNESESVSGKPVVVIGSEIANQLFGALNPLGKKVRLYGQKFSVIGVVKKEGSGLFGDSNDISVFLPANYVRNRFGDNNKNMNNIVIIKPAEDADVDELKAEVTQLMRNQRGLKPDDMDSFFISIISGLQDAIDGIISTLNGIGWVISGFSLLVGGFGIANIMFVSVKERTALIGIQKSLGAKNKFILFQFLFEAVILAVLGGIVGVLLVWFVSLAANALVEDFTFVLSFFNIFLGFALSSGIGLISGVIPAISASKLDPVEAIRTGM
- a CDS encoding tetratricopeptide repeat protein, with translation MASKQILIVWCFFMLNFFGEAQQSATYTNDLVDYQKALTLYNNKQYQAAQSRFETLKEDAPAETLESDCAYYIANCAVRLNQPNADQLIEEFVEEYPTSTKRNSAFLDVANYYFSNGKYAYARKWYDKVDENSVARSERDKFNFNYGYSLYETKDEAGAQKHLNRVLTSKEYGSQAKYYIGFMAYEGDDYDTANTYFDQVSDQEKYKEKLSYYQADLNFKLGKFEEAIKLAKAQLPKSNAQETSELSKIIGESYFNLENYNEAIPYLKAYKGKKGKWNNTDYYQLGYAYYKQNDFEKAVSEFNKIIGGDNSVAQNAYYHLGESYINLDKKQEALNAFRNASQMDFDLKIQEDAWLNYAKISYEIGNPYQSVPQVLTSYLEKYSKSSYQNEVETLLIDSYITSKNYKEALKLLDGKSSFENRVAYQKVAFYRGVELYNENAYQEARDLFEKSIKEGKTPRFTAKAIFWNAETDYILSDFDEALIGYKQFLQQSEISKLEEYSNIHYNLGYTYFKLKNYGKATEHFKTFIDQSKAGKLRLNDAYLRLGDGYFVSSNYDDAIAAYKKAIALGEVETDYPTFQKAMSYGYIGQGDTKMKELNAFINNFPKSALRDDAMYELANSYVKSNQSEKAMAMYDQLASEYNTSIFVPKALLRQGLAYYSKNDNERALTKFKKVAGDFPNTEEASQAVATARLIYIDLGRVDDYATWVRTLDYMEVTDVELDNTAYLAAEKQYLETNTDAAIKQFNKYLATFPNGIHALKSHFYLAELYAKKQLPENAKPHYEFVVDKQKGEFTEQSLVKLSEIYLNNSDWEASIPLLKRLEVEADYPQNKVYAQSNLMNAYYQKQNYKEAERYAEKTLQNSKIDKKVESDAHIIIARSAIKTGDESKAKEAYAKVQKIATGSLAAEALYYDAYFKNQAGQYEPSNTVVQKLAKDYSSYKLFSAKGLVIMAKNFYALNDAFQATYILESVISNFPDFIDVVEEAQQELNTIKAEEAKTNASIQTED
- a CDS encoding gliding motility-associated C-terminal domain-containing protein encodes the protein MLKQIKYLGIIFCFITLSSCGDDDRDQLDEVQDVFEDCCSPDPVYGPNVDNLDQSAGEIAVDNLFTPNGDGYQDYLGIENIELYDNHTVSIFDFEDNLIFENAAYGTDGELFPIEAQNQSLPYPDGTYKYKIIVENEQTFLKSGTFCLFTNNPVLEEQNFSECDPLDDGFDPIITGL